GCCTTGCTCATGTTAAATCTCTTTATGATTTAATAGAAGTGTAGGTTTCTTCTATCAGAGCGAGCGAATCATTAATGATCTGATCTGCTTCAAGGCGGTTCTTGATTATCCGGGTAGTTGCAGGAGTTCCATCAACATGAAAGAGGCCATGTCGCTGTTTCCTAAAGTAATCATACACCTTCTCAATGGCTCGGCAAGTTTTGTCGCAGCTAATAATTTGCTGAGTATCCGGCACCAGTTGGGATGGATCGCCCCTAAAGCGGTCACCAAATCCCTCTCTGGATATTGTGATATTATGCTCGAGAAACAACAGTTTGAGATAGCCCTCCAGCCCCTTAAGTGCAGGAAAAGTCATAGATGTATAATCGGAAAATTCAATAGCAACCCTCTGGTATGCTAAGGCTGGGGCGAGAATTGCCTTTACCTTGCTGCCGAGAAATGGGTGTGCATTAGGTATCTTTGCCTCAAGTTCGTCAGTAACTTCAGCCTCGGAAATATCTGTGTCGATAACCCGCAGTTGGGAGGCAACAATGTCTTTATATGGCAACAGCTCGCACAGAATTTCGATTACTTCAGTATAAATAAGGAGGGGCTTTCCTTGAATAGAGAGTGAACCATTATTAAAGTAGTTAATGGAAAGAACGTCGTTTTGTCTGCCCCGAATTTTGAACTGTTGACCATGTGCCAAATCTATTATTGATTCTATTTTTGCCTCACATTCGTCTTTGACGAAATCGAGCATAATATTAAAATTGTCTTTAGAGACGTTTTTTAGGGAAAGGTTACCCCTATTTGTTTCTCTAACGGAACACTTTTCTTTAATTAGGTCTGCTAATTCATGTGATGTTTTTTGGTTCTTTCCGACCTTGGGATTTATCGTGGTGGCACCATCTTTGAGAAAATATATATGCAGTAGCGCGTCTGGCTGACCGGGGGTTTTTATTATGTACTCCTCAAACTTCCCTGTGGACCTGGGCCCAGTGATGGTGGCAAATTCAGAATAGCCTTCCAGCGTAGGTTTGATCCGGTCTCGGTTTATTGCAAGACTTTTGTGACTCACGACTTCCCCCATTTTTTCAATCCAGACTTAAATCGCGTAAAAAAAATGAAATTCTAGCAAGAGACACTGACCATGTAAAGAAAAACCTCAATCAGGAGATTTTCCCTCCGAAATTGCTATTTTTTGAGGGGCGAGGGCAATGAGGGGTGAAAAGGGGACAGATCTAAGGAAGCGCTACGCCCATGGTGATCTCACTCCTCCTGCGCAACATCTTAATATCGCGTTCAATCGCAGTTTAGCCTATCCCTGCGTGGAACTCCAGAGTGAAAATCGAAAGCATGTCGATGACGGAAGACTGGGGACAGAATTGCTGCTCTCTTTGAGAGGGCAATCCTCACCAACAGAAAAAGGGCCAAACCCTCCCCCAAACCCCGCAAGGACAAATCCCCGCGCAGACGCCGCACCCGATGCAGAGATGGTCGTCGGAGACGTACTCGCAGGCGCCGTTCTCGAATTCACGGCAACATGTGGGCCGGATAGAGGTCGGGGAACAGGTAAGGCGAGATGTGGGTTGGGAAATTGATCCTTACCGGTCCCTTGGGCATGCTGGAAACCAGCAATCCTTCTTCCAAGAGTTGGGCCAGAACATCACGGCCCGATCGGCCCAGGCCTGAGGCGCTCGCGGCATCTCCTCTGGTCATTTCACCCCGCAAGAGAGCCTCCTGGAGAACCTTTCCCGCTTCGACTTTCATGCCCGTGTGCTTGGCTGTTGGCGCCTGTATGATCTTTTCGGCCCTCATCCGGACATAGCCGGTAATCCTATGGAACGTATCGAGTGCCAGCAATTGATGCATGTAGTCGATCTGATCGAGGCAGATTTCCAGAAAGAATTTGCAAAAATCAACCAGGCCTTTGTGGGTTGTAGCTAAAAACGGGGGCCGCCAACATGCTCGGGCGGGGAGTGGTGGAGTGTTGCCCAACTTGCTGGTTTGGTGTAAAAAAATCATTGAGGCGTTTGGATTGGTGAGTCTAGCGTCAATATTAACGTCAATCTAAGTTTTAGTTAAGCCTTGAGAATAACTGAAACTTTTCCAGATAAATCCAATTTCTCCGTCAATAGGATTGTCAATCTTTAGCCGATTCCATCCAACCTGTCCACTCGGAAGGGACATTCCTCTTAAATGAAAAAGGGCCAAACCCATCAAGGTTTGGCCCTTTCCACTCATCAAGCAAAAAAACCAGCTTAAACCACCTGCTCCATCCCCCAAACCCCACAAGGACAAATCCCCGCGCAGATCCCGCAGCCGATGCAGAGATGGTCGTCGGAGACGTACTCGTAGGCGCCGTTCGCCTTCTCGATGCGGCGGATCGCCCCCTCGGGGCAGGCCTCCAGGCACATGGAGCAGTCCCGGCAGGTGCCGCAGGAGAGGCAGCGGTTGGCTTCGTCCTTGGCGTCGGTGACGCAGAAGCGGCCGCGGTTCTTCGGGCGGAAGAGCTCCTTGCTGAGGCACTTCTGGGGAATCATCTCCAGCTTCTTCTTCGCCACCAGCTCGCCGCCAGAGAGGAAGGTGTCGATGTACTCGGCGGCTTCGCGGCCGTGGCCGATGGCGTGGGTGAGGAGCCCGGGGGCGATGGCGTCGCCGATGGCGAAGACGCCGGGGGCGTGGGCCGACTGCCAGCAGCCGTCCACGTCCATCATGCCGCGGTCGGTGAGCCACTCGCGGGGGACGTAGGAGAGGTCGGGGCGCTCGCCGATGGAGATGATCACGGTGTCGGCCTCGATGAAGCGGCCGTCCTTGCCGTGCACCCCTTTTTCGTCGATCTTCTCGGTGAAGAAGGGCCAGATGACCTCGCCGCCCAGGGCCTTGTGATGGTCGATCTCCTTCTGGAAGGCGGCCGGCCGCTGCACGTCGATGGCGGTGACCTTCTTCGCTCCCATGGCGTAGGCGCCGAGGCACACGTCCATGCCGGCGTTGCCGGCGCCGATGACGACGACCCTTTCGCCGACCTTCGGGTTTTTGCCGGCGTTGACCTCCTTGAGGAAGTCGAGCCCCTTGACCAGGCGCTCGTGCCCCTGGAAGGGGATGACCACCGGGTTGTGGGCGCCGCTGGCGATGACCACGGCGTGGTTGGCCTCGCGGATGGTGCTGAATTCGCGGGCGGTCACCTTGTGCCCCGCCTCGATCCGGACGCCGAGCTCCTTGATCCGGTCGATCTCCGTGTGGAGGATCTGCCGGGGGAGGCGCTCGTCGGGGATGACCTGGGTGAGCTTGCCGCCCACCTCGTCGTCGGCCTCGTAGACGGTGACCTTGTGCCCCATCAGCTGCAGCTGCCAGGCGGCGGAGAGGCCGCCGGGGCCGCCGCCGATGACCGCCACCTTCTTGCCGGTCGCGGCTTTGGGCTGCGGGGAGCCGGCCTCCAGGGAGAGGCGGCCGAGTTCCTTCATCGCCACCGGATGGTCGAGGAACTGGCGGGTGCAGGCGTCCATGCACAGGTTGGGGCAGACCTCGCCGCAGACCGAGCCGGGGAAGGGGGAGTATTTAAGGACCAGCTCCAGGGCCTCCTTGACCTTTCCCTGGCGCAGCAGGTTGATGCGGTCCTGGGTCGGGATGGCCGAGGGGCAGGCCGACTCGCAGGGGGCGGCGTAGCGCTTGTCCTGCCAGTGGGGGACCTTGAGGCGGTCGTCGCCGGCGTTGACCAGGCCCGCGACGGCGTTGTAGTCGTCCCTGACCAATTCGCCGAAGATCCCCCCTTCGACCCACTTGTTCAGGCGGAACTCGCGCATGGTGGGGCGGCTGTGGACCTGGCGCTCCCTCATGGTCTTGGCGACGATCTTGCGCCACCGGGAGAAGTCGGTGAGCTCGCCCAGCAGATGCGGCCGCTCGATCTTGTCCAGGAAGACGGGCATTCCCTCCTGCAGAAAGAGCCGGTCGGCCTCGTCGAGATCCAGCAGCCAGACGTCTTCGGAGAGGCCCTGCACCGGACCGCGCACGTAGATGGTTCCGCCGACCATGCCGGCGCAGCCCCGGTCGCCGAGGATCGAGTCGAGACCGTCGCAGCCGACGCCGCAGACGACGCCGATGCCGCCGCCCATGAACTCGAAGGAGAAGGAGCCGGTATTCTTCAGGATCCAGAACTCCGGCGGCTCGTAGGCGGGGTCGTGCTTCATCAGCGATCCGCTGCGGGTGCCGACCCGTCCGGCCACGTAGATCTTCCCCGCCGCCGCGCAGTGGGCGGTGGTGTCGCCGCCGTCCCCCTTGATCACCAGGGTGGCGCCGGCGTTGAGCCATCCGGCGTCGGCCGGGGCGCTCCCCTCGACGATGATTTCGGTGCCGTCGAGGGCGAAGGAGCCGACGCGCTGGCCGGGGTTCTTGACCCTGAAGCGCAGGGGTGCGCCCGTTTCGGTCCACAGGGGGCCGCCGATGTTGTGGTGCCCGGAGGAGAGGACCTCGAATTCCGTCTCTCCGGCTTCCAGCGCCGCATAGATCTTCTGCAGGAGCTGCTGGGTGGAGATGCGCTTATTATTGTCGTCAAAGCCGATGATTTGAGCTGGCATATTAACTCCTGTGAGGAGTGAGGGGTGAGGGGTGAGGAGCAAGGGCCTTTACGCCTCACTCCTCACTCCTGACACCTCACCGCCTTTTAACATACGTACTGAATCTGCAACCTCTCGGCAACCGACTTGTCGACGGAGACCAGGGCGTCGGAGCGGCCGACGGGAAGGGAGGAGTTCCCGATCGGGGCCATGAGCTTCTTGAACTCGGTGTCCATGGCCAGGAAGTAGTTGACGATGTTCTGGGCCACCTTCTCGGGATCGAGGCGGTGCACCAGCGGGGGCTCCTGGGTGGTGATCCCCACCGGACACAGGCCGGTGTTGCAGGCGTTGCAGCGGCCGTTGTCGTTGCCGACGCAGCCGGCCATCTGCAGGATCAGCTTGCCGNNNNNNNNNNCGCCCCGAGGGCGATCATCTTGAAGGCGTCGGCGGCAAGGTCGCCGGTCTTGCCGAGTCCGCCGGCGGCCCACAGGGGGATCTGCCCCTGGCGCCCCTGGGTGACGGCGGCCAGGTAGCAGTCGCGCAACTTGCTGACGATCGGATGGCCGGTGTGGTCGAGGGAGACCTCGTGGGCCGCCCCGGTGCCGCCGTCGATGCCGTCGAGGAAGAAGCCGCCGACGATGTTGTAGGGGTCGCGCACCAGGTTGTTGAAGACCGACACGCTGGTGGCGCTCGCCGCCACCTTGATCGCCACCGGCACGCGGAACTTGAAGGCGGCGTTGAAGGAGAGGAACATCTTCTGCACGCTCTCCTCGATCGAATAAAGCCCCTGGTGGTTGGGGGGGGACAGCAGATCCGCCTTGGGGACGCCGCGGATCGCCTGGATGTGCTCGGCCACCTTCTGGGCCATGAGCAGGCCCCCGTCGCCGGGCTTGGCCCCCTGTCCGATCTTGATCAGCACGCCGGCCGGGTCTTCGATCATGTGGGGCATCGCCTTGGCGATGCGGTTCCAGCCGAAGTGGCCGGAGGCGATCTGCAGGATCATGTACTTGAGGTAGCGGCTCTTGAGCAGGCGCACCGGCACGCCCCCCTCGCCGGAGCACATGCGCACCGGCAGGCCGCACTCCTCGTTGAGGTAGGCCACGGCCATGGCGACCGCTTCCCACATGCGCCAGGACAGCGCCCCGATGGACATGTCGCCGATGATCACCGGGTAGATCCAGTGGACCGGCGGCGCCTGGGAAGAGGTCTCGAGCTTGCCGTCGGCGCCGACCGTGAAGGGGAGCTTCCCCGGCGGCATGATGCGGCCGAAGGGCGCCAGCAGGTCGAAGGTGTGGCGCTGGGCGTCCAGGCTCGGGTCGGTCATCTGCGAGATGCGCCCGACCCGGATCTTGTCCAGGGTGCGGGTGCTGGCTTCGAGGTTCTTCCGCCCGCCGCGCTTGATCGAGTCGCCCGCCAGGCAGCGGGTGACGATCGGGTGGCGGGTGTCGGGGTTGCGCAGGGGTC
This genomic interval from Desulfuromonas sp. TF contains the following:
- a CDS encoding type II toxin-antitoxin system RnlA family toxin, with translation MGEVVSHKSLAINRDRIKPTLEGYSEFATITGPRSTGKFEEYIIKTPGQPDALLHIYFLKDGATTINPKVGKNQKTSHELADLIKEKCSVRETNRGNLSLKNVSKDNFNIMLDFVKDECEAKIESIIDLAHGQQFKIRGRQNDVLSINYFNNGSLSIQGKPLLIYTEVIEILCELLPYKDIVASQLRVIDTDISEAEVTDELEAKIPNAHPFLGSKVKAILAPALAYQRVAIEFSDYTSMTFPALKGLEGYLKLLFLEHNITISREGFGDRFRGDPSQLVPDTQQIISCDKTCRAIEKVYDYFRKQRHGLFHVDGTPATTRIIKNRLEADQIINDSLALIEETYTSIKS
- a CDS encoding glutamate synthase-related protein, whose translation is GKLILQMAGCVGNDNGRCNACNTGLCPVGITTQEPPLVHRLDPEKVAQNIVNYFLAMDTEFKKLMAPIGNSSLPVGRSDALVSVDKSVAERLQIQYVC
- a CDS encoding glutamate synthase-related protein, with translation METMKVQDVTPNDLPWKIRYDASRCTLCGSCVAACSFRAIEPKVERRRMVFSEGEFPEPKTRFSAVPVIRQTHSIKNYCRGCGICEKVCPNDAIGPLRNPDTRHPIVTRCLAGDSIKRGGRKNLEASTRTLDKIRVGRISQMTDPSLDAQRHTFDLLAPFGRIMPPGKLPFTVGADGKLETSSQAPPVHWIYPVIIGDMSIGALSWRMWEAVAMAVAYLNEECGLPVRMCSGEGGVPVRLLKSRYLKYMILQIASGHFGWNRIAKAMPHMIEDPAGVLIKIGQGAKPGDGGLLMAQKVAEHIQAIRGVPKADLLSPPNHQGLYSIEESVQKMFLSFNAAFKFRVPVAIKVAASATSVSVFNNLVRDPYNIVGGFFLDGIDGGTGAAHEVSLDHTGHPIVSKLRDCYLAAVTQGRQGQIPLWAAGGLGKTGDLAADAFKMIALGA
- a CDS encoding FAD-dependent oxidoreductase, whose product is MPAQIIGFDDNNKRISTQQLLQKIYAALEAGETEFEVLSSGHHNIGGPLWTETGAPLRFRVKNPGQRVGSFALDGTEIIVEGSAPADAGWLNAGATLVIKGDGGDTTAHCAAAGKIYVAGRVGTRSGSLMKHDPAYEPPEFWILKNTGSFSFEFMGGGIGVVCGVGCDGLDSILGDRGCAGMVGGTIYVRGPVQGLSEDVWLLDLDEADRLFLQEGMPVFLDKIERPHLLGELTDFSRWRKIVAKTMRERQVHSRPTMREFRLNKWVEGGIFGELVRDDYNAVAGLVNAGDDRLKVPHWQDKRYAAPCESACPSAIPTQDRINLLRQGKVKEALELVLKYSPFPGSVCGEVCPNLCMDACTRQFLDHPVAMKELGRLSLEAGSPQPKAATGKKVAVIGGGPGGLSAAWQLQLMGHKVTVYEADDEVGGKLTQVIPDERLPRQILHTEIDRIKELGVRIEAGHKVTAREFSTIREANHAVVIASGAHNPVVIPFQGHERLVKGLDFLKEVNAGKNPKVGERVVVIGAGNAGMDVCLGAYAMGAKKVTAIDVQRPAAFQKEIDHHKALGGEVIWPFFTEKIDEKGVHGKDGRFIEADTVIISIGERPDLSYVPREWLTDRGMMDVDGCWQSAHAPGVFAIGDAIAPGLLTHAIGHGREAAEYIDTFLSGGELVAKKKLEMIPQKCLSKELFRPKNRGRFCVTDAKDEANRCLSCGTCRDCSMCLEACPEGAIRRIEKANGAYEYVSDDHLCIGCGICAGICPCGVWGMEQVV